The Oncorhynchus mykiss isolate Arlee chromosome 20, USDA_OmykA_1.1, whole genome shotgun sequence genome includes a region encoding these proteins:
- the hltf gene encoding helicase-like transcription factor isoform X3 yields the protein MEDKIGEREAVEAVCTPLLPHQKQALSWMCVCENNAALPHFWEVKGELFYNTLTHSSVRERPQRVRGGILADDMGLGKTLTTIALILSNFHHGKPLCEPEKSSPEPKASTTARKNPEGKSGDGDQAEVSVGPAGHSPCMSANQAETQVESVDVVQEDVVEDGDEDWVSEKKAKGRPQGGKATTTKKAAKTKGKAVSTSRKGGAVLEDLDFAAALSGLTQGAPQKKSVGKSVVSPVEAASSQSTDDPAARATLIICPLSVLSNWLDQLDQHVRADVKLNVYLYYGSERNRDTHFLSSQHMVLTTYNVLSADYSGSASPLHTVSWLRVVLDEGHIIRNPNTQQSKAVLKLNTQRRWILTGTPIQNNLRDLWMLVAFLRLKPFDVREWWNRVIQRPVTQGDKTGLQSVHANLQALVKCVTLRRTKASRVCGRPLVSLPERSVRIEEVELTQKEREEYELARTEGRTTISRYVAEGTVLRNYADVLAILVRLRQFCCHPGLLGKTTTHTGVVAVTPAELRERLIMKLRLVLGTGSDEECAVCLDSVRLPVITHCAHVYCRPCIAEVIRSEQEQARCPLCRGQIKASELVEFPLEEEEEESNLLENWRSSSKVEALMSSLLRLRSEDDSIRSLVVSQFTRFLTILEIPLREEGFKFVRLDGTMNQKRRAQVIQEFQSDAPGSPLIMLLSLKAGGVGINLSAASRVFLMDPAWNPAAEDQCVDRCHRLGQKRDVVITKFIVKGSVEENMVKIQRQKQDLVEKAFGTKNPSERKTSRVDEIRALMEL from the exons GCAGTGTGTACTCCGCTGCTGCCCCACCAGAAGCAGGCTCTgagctggatgtgtgtgtgtgaaaacaacGCTGCGCTGCCCCACTTCTGGGAGGTTAAGGGGGAACTGTTctataacacactcacacactcctctGTTAGAGAGAGACCGCAGAGGGTCCGGGGCGGCATACTGGCTGACGACATGGGACTG GGGAAAACGTTGACCACCATCGCTCTGATCCTCTCCAACTTCCACCACGGGAAACCTCTGTGTGAACCG GAGAAGTCTTCCCCTGAACCTAAGGCCTCTACCACCGCAAGGAAAAACCCTGAAG gGAAGAGTGGCGACGGGGATCAGGCAGAAGTGTCTGTGGGTCCCGCTGGTCACTCCCCTTGTATGAG cgcCAATCAGGCTGAAACCCAGGTGGAGTCAGTGGACGTGGTGCAAGAGGATGTGGTGGAGGATGGAGACGAGGACTGGGTGTCTGAAAAGAAAG CGAAGGGAAGGCCACAGGGAGGCAAGGCCACCACAACAAAGAAAG CTGCTAAGACCAAAGGGAAAGCAGTCAGCACCTCAAGAAAAG ggggtGCTGTGTTGGAGGACCTGGACTTTGCAGCAGCACTGAGTGGGTTAACACAGGGAGCTCCTCAGAAAAAGAGTGTCG gTAAAAGTGTAGTTTCGCCGGTGGAAGCTGCCTCTTCCCAGAGCACAGACGACCCAGCAGCCAGAGCCACTCTCATCATCTGCCCCTTATCGGTACTCAGCAACTGGCTG GACCAGTTGGATCAACATGTGCGAGCGGACGTCAAGCTGAATGTGTATCTGTACTATGGCTCGGAACGCAACAGGGACACACACTTCCTGTCCTCGCAGCACATGGTCCTCACCACCTACAACGTGCTTTCTGCTGACTACTCG ggCAGTGCTAGTCCCCTCCATACAGTGAGCTGGTTGAGAGTGGTCTTGGACGAGGGCCATATTATCAGAAACCCAAACACCCAGCAGAGCAAGGCTGTACTCAAATTAAACACACAGAGACGCTGGATACTCACAG GCACTCCCATCCAGAACAACCTGAGGGATCTGTGGATGCTGGTGGCTTTTCTGCGTCTGAAGCCATTCGACGTGAGAGAGTGGTGGAACAGAGTCATACAGAGACCTGTCACACAGGGGGACAAGACGGGCCTGCAGTCAGTacacgc GAATCTGCAGGCTCTGGTGAAGTGTGTCACGCTGCGTCGTACGAAGGCCAGCCGTGTGTGTGGTCGGCCTCTGGTCTCTCTACCGGAGAGGAGTGTCAGAATAGAGGAAGTGGAGCTGAcacagaaggagagggaggaatacGAGCTGGCACGCACAGAGGGACGCACCACCATCAGcag gtacGTTGCAGAGGGGACCGTCCTCAGGAACTACGCAGATGTTCTGGCTATCCTAGTCAGGCTGAGACAGTTCTGCTGCCACCCTGGCCTACTGGGAAAGACCActacacacacag GTGTGGTAGCTGTGACTCCTGCAGAGTTGAGAGAGCGTCTGATAATGAAACTGAGGCTGGTGCTGGGCACTGGCTCGGATGAAGAGTGTGCTGTATGTCTGGACTCTGTTCGTCTGCCCGTCATCACACACTGTGCACACGTCTACTGCAGACCCTGCATCGCAGAGGTCATACGCAGTGAGCAG GAGCAGGCACGGTGCCCTCTGTGCAGAGGCCAGATCAAGGCCAGTGAACTAGTGGAGTTCcctctggaggaggaggaggaggagagtaaccTCTTGGAGAACTGGAGGAGCAGCTCCAAG GTGGAGGCTCTAATGTCTAGCCTGCTCAGACTGCGCAGTGAGGACGACAGCATCAGGAGTCTGGTTGTCTCTCAGTTCACACGCTTCCTCACTATTCTGGAGATTCCACTCAG GGAGGAGGGTTTCAAGTTTGTACGTCTGGACGGCACTATGAACCAGAAAAGGCGGGCTCAGGTCATTCAGGAGTTCCAGAGCGACGCCCCTGGCAGCCCATTGATCATGCTGCTGTCACTCAAAGCCGGAGGGGTGGGGATAAACCTCAGCGCTGCATCCCGCGTCTTCCTCATGGACCCA GCATGGAACCCAGCAGCAGAGGACCAGTGTGTGGACCGGTGTCACCGCCTCGGCCAGAAGAGAGATGTTGTCATTACTAAG ttcataGTGAAGGGCTCCGTGGAGGAGAACATGGTGAAGATTCAGAGGCAGAAGCAGGATCTGGTGGAGAAGGCTTTTGGCACCAAGAACCCCAGTGAGAGGAAGACGTCACgtgttgatgaaatccgagcccTGATGGAGCTGTAG